The Pseudorasbora parva isolate DD20220531a chromosome 16, ASM2467924v1, whole genome shotgun sequence genome includes a region encoding these proteins:
- the fam107b gene encoding protein FAM107B isoform X1, translated as MTTMFRYPVFPVLPGLDQADIPEGLSRVRSIMAEPDYMDSDGDELIKPKKLLNPVKSSRNHQDLHRELLMNQKRGLAPQNKPELQKVMEKRKRDQVVKAQKEEQEAHKKRSDLEVELMKRRETLEQLELDQHKNEEEQENTPEFVKMKSNLRRTKQEVDGQERAT; from the exons ATGACAACCATGTTCAGATACCCAGTGTTTCCAGTCCTTCCAG GGCTGGACCAGGCAGACATACCAGAGGGACTGTCCCGTGTGCGGAGCATTATGGCAGAGCCGGACTATATGGACAGTGATGGCGATGAACTCATAAAGCCCAAGAAACTCCTGAACCCGGTGAAGTCATCCAGAAATCACCAGGACCTACACAGAGAGCTCCTCATGAACCAGAAAAG AGGCCTCGCGCCGCAGAATAAACCAGAACTTCAGAAAGTGATGGAGAAGAGGAAgcgagaccaggtggtgaaggCTCAGAAAGAGGAGCAGGAGGCGCACAAGAAAAGATCAGATCTTGAGGTCGAGCTCATGAAGAGAAGAGAGACACTTGAACAG CTGGAACTAGATCAACACAAGAATGAAGAGGAGCAAGAAAACACCCCAGAGTTTGTCAAAATGAAAAGCAATCTGAGAAGAACCAAACAGGAAGTGGATGGGCAGGAGCGTGCCACCTAG
- the fam107b gene encoding protein FAM107B isoform X2: MAEPDYMDSDGDELIKPKKLLNPVKSSRNHQDLHRELLMNQKRGLAPQNKPELQKVMEKRKRDQVVKAQKEEQEAHKKRSDLEVELMKRRETLEQLELDQHKNEEEQENTPEFVKMKSNLRRTKQEVDGQERAT; encoded by the exons ATGGCAGAGCCGGACTATATGGACAGTGATGGCGATGAACTCATAAAGCCCAAGAAACTCCTGAACCCGGTGAAGTCATCCAGAAATCACCAGGACCTACACAGAGAGCTCCTCATGAACCAGAAAAG AGGCCTCGCGCCGCAGAATAAACCAGAACTTCAGAAAGTGATGGAGAAGAGGAAgcgagaccaggtggtgaaggCTCAGAAAGAGGAGCAGGAGGCGCACAAGAAAAGATCAGATCTTGAGGTCGAGCTCATGAAGAGAAGAGAGACACTTGAACAG CTGGAACTAGATCAACACAAGAATGAAGAGGAGCAAGAAAACACCCCAGAGTTTGTCAAAATGAAAAGCAATCTGAGAAGAACCAAACAGGAAGTGGATGGGCAGGAGCGTGCCACCTAG